GTATCCTGGCCCGCTAAAGAACAACACGCTTGAATCAGGCCTTGGCGAGTTGACCACCACCTTGGACAACGCCGCGAGCACCAAACCACCACTGATGAGAGCGACGAGGGAGTACACCTCCCACTGCTTCCTCCCCAGCACTCCCCACCACAACACGAGGATGGTGGCCGCCAAGAGCAGGTAAGGATCGCCTGGAAGGGAAAGGAAACGCCACACCGTGAGCATCGATCCTCCAGCACCCCCTTCAACCAAGCGCGCAAGCCACGCATCCACCCCGCTCAGAACCCCTCTCAGCGCAGAAGCGAGGAAAAACAGCGCGAAACACGCACCGCTCGCGATTGCATACGTATTCACGCGACGCATAACGCTCACAACACCACCTTCGTATTTAAATACCTGTTGATCGTGAGCAAAGTCTTTAAA
The window above is part of the Candidatus Woesearchaeota archaeon genome. Proteins encoded here:
- a CDS encoding phosphatase PAP2 family protein, with protein sequence MRRVNTYAIASGACFALFFLASALRGVLSGVDAWLARLVEGGAGGSMLTVWRFLSLPGDPYLLLAATILVLWWGVLGRKQWEVYSLVALISGGLVLAALSKVVVNSPRPDSSVLFFSGPGYPSAHVTLAVVFWGWFFLTFSQSAERKRLLFASLVAVVCGVALSRVVLLAHFGSDVLGGVLLGLFWLFAVAAAKESLVAKSAPPR